The Priestia koreensis genomic interval GTTCTTACGAGCACGGTTCAGCATGTCGATACGCTGTATGAACTCGTAGCGAAAGACTATGATAAGGGGACGTTAAAGACCGGAAATTTAATGTATGATTTTGATAATAAGGTCATTTCCCTAGGTAAATTTAGCCCGCTCGTTGACAAAGCCTATCAAAAGGAAATTCAGCATTATATAAACGAGTATAAAAGAACAGGAAAATTACCTGATCAACAACAGAAATAAAGGAGTTTACATGATGGAACAAAACATTCAGTTTTTACAAATCGCAATGAAATACTTACCGGAAGCAAAGCAATTACTAGATGAATCAGGGATTGAGTTGAGCATGGACAAGCTTCAACCAATTATGGAACTGTTTAATAAAGTAATGGCTGACGCTTACGAATTAGGAAAGCAAGACGCTTTACAGGAAGCAAATCACGAATAAAGAAAAAGCAGCTAGCAAAACTAGCTGCTTTTTCTTTATGAATTTCCATCCCCTTTTGTGATTCTTTCCTAGACAAAGCAAGAGAAATTTCGTAAAATTAGTACCAAGTACTAATAATTGATTATAACTGTGTTACTCCTTTTAAAGGATTTATTTTTAATGATTATATGAATGAATAGAGTTTTTTTGAAAAATTTCACCGCTAAGCGGGCAAGGGAGTGTTCAATATGAATGCTGGAATTAAAGGGATCGGACGGTATTTACCAGAGAAAGTTTTAACAAATGCAGATTTGGAAAAAATGGTGGATACGTCTGATGAGTGGATTCGTACTCGTACAGGAATCGAAGAGCGACGTGTCGCAGATGACAATACAGATACGTCCGATATGGCGTATGAAGCATCATTAAAAGCGATTGCAGATGCGGGCATCGCTCCAGAAGATATTGATTTAATTATGGTTGCAACCGTAACACCAGATCAGCCATTTCCTTCTGTTGCGTGTATGATCCAAGAGCGTTTAGGAGCTAAAAAGGCTGCAGCATTCGATTTGAGTGCGGCTTGTGCAGGGTTTATGTACGGATTAGTTATGGCAAAACAATTTATTGAAAGTGATACGTATCAAAATGTCCTTGTAGTAGGCGTAGAAAAGCTTTCTAAAATCACGGACTGGGATGATCGTAACACAGCTGTTTTATTCGGTGACGGAGCAGGGGCAGCTGTAGTAAGTAAAGTATCCGAAGGACACGGGATTTTATCCTTTGAACTAGGTGCGGATGGAACAGGTGCAAAGCATCTATATCAAGATGAACATATTATCATGAATGGCCGTGAAGTATTTAAATTCGCCGTTCGTCAAATGGGTGAATCAGCGGTTAACGTTATTGAAAAAGCAAACTTAACAAAAGAGGATGTTGATTTCTTAATTCCTCACCAAGCAAACATTCGTATCATGGAGGCTGCGCGTCAGCGTTTAGACCTTCCAGATGATAAAATGTCCAAAACAGTGAAAAAATACGGAAATACATCAGCCGCTTCAATTCCAATTTCTATCGTTGAGGAATTAGAAAATGGTAAGATAAAAGACGGCGATTTAATCGTGATGGTCGGCTTTGGCGGTGGCTTAACTTGGGGAGCTATTGCTTTACGCTGGGGAAAATAATGTCATAATAGAAACGTTGCATATTAAAGGAGATGAAAGCATGGAGAAAAGACGTGTAGTAGTAACAGGTTTGGGCGCAGTCACGCCAATTGGAAATGATGTAGAAACAAGCTGGAAGAATGCAATCGAAGGTGTTTCAGGAATTCGTACCATGACACGCCTTGATCCTGATAACTATTCAGCAAAAGTATCAGCTGAGTTAAAGGACTTTAACGTAGAAGATTATATAGATAAACGTGAAGCAAGAAAAATGGACCGTTTTACACAGTATGCGGTAGTAGCTTCTAAAATGGCTGTTCAAGATGCTAAATTAGACATTACGGATGAAATGGCACCTCGTGTTGGTGTTTGGATCGGATCTGGTATTGGTGGTATGGAAACATTTGAAAACCAATACGAAACATTTTTAGAAAAAGGCGCTCGCCGCGTTAGTCCGTTCTTTGTACCAATGATGATTCCTGATATGGCTGCTGGCCAAGTATCTATTATGCTTGGTGCAAAAGGAATTAACTCTTGTACAGTAACAGCTTGTGCAACAGGGACGAACTCAATTGGGGACGCATTTAAAGTTATTCAGCGTGGAGATGCGGATGTAATGGTAACAGGTGGAACAGAAGCACCGATTACAAAATTATCTGTGGCTGGTTTCTGTGCGAACAAAGCTCTTTCAACAAATCCAGATCCAGAAACAGCATGTCGTCCATTCGATCAAAACCGTGATGGCTTCATTATCGGAGAAGGTGCAGGGATTGTTATCCTTGAAGATTTAGAGCATGCATTAGCGCGCGGAGCGAAAATTTACGCTGAAATCGTTGGATATGGTGCAACAGGTGATGCTCATCACGTAACAGCTCCAGCTCCAGGTGGTGAAGGCGGCGTTCGTGCAATGCGTCAAGCGATTAACGATGCTGGTCTTAAACCAGAAGATATTGATTATATCAATGCTCATGGTACAAGCACAGATTATAACGATAAGTTTGAAACGATGGCAATTAAAGAAGTATTTGGGGAGTACGCACAAAAGGTAGCGATTAGCTCAACAAAATCAATGACTGGTCACTTACTAGGTGCAGCAGGTGGTGTGGAAGCGATCTTCAGTATCAAAGCAATTGAAGATAGCATGATTCCACCAACAATTAACTATGTAACGCCAGACCCAGAATGTGATCTTGATTATGTGCCAAACAAAGCTCGTAAGCAAGAAGTGAAAGCAGTATTAAGTAACTCTCTAGGCTTTGGTGGTCATAACGCTACGATTGTCTTTAAAAAATATGAATAATGAATGAGCAAAAGAGGTGGACTCCTTAAGAGGAGTTCACCTCTTTTTTGTGTGAAAGGTGAAAAAATAGCGCCTCTCTCTCATAAGATAATAAAAATGTTTTGGAGAGGTGGTTGATAGAAAATGGGAGTCATTCAAACAGATGATTGGATGGAGAAAGGCATGGAGAACGCTTCTGTTGTTTTTAAAAACTTGGAACCGTATTTTCCAGAGCTTTCAATAAAAGAGATGCAAGGTCTTTTAAGTAGTCATGGGATGTACCAACCTGGAAAAGAACTTGCTCAGACGATTAAAGA includes:
- a CDS encoding ComZ family protein; its protein translation is MMEQNIQFLQIAMKYLPEAKQLLDESGIELSMDKLQPIMELFNKVMADAYELGKQDALQEANHE
- a CDS encoding beta-ketoacyl-ACP synthase III, whose protein sequence is MNAGIKGIGRYLPEKVLTNADLEKMVDTSDEWIRTRTGIEERRVADDNTDTSDMAYEASLKAIADAGIAPEDIDLIMVATVTPDQPFPSVACMIQERLGAKKAAAFDLSAACAGFMYGLVMAKQFIESDTYQNVLVVGVEKLSKITDWDDRNTAVLFGDGAGAAVVSKVSEGHGILSFELGADGTGAKHLYQDEHIIMNGREVFKFAVRQMGESAVNVIEKANLTKEDVDFLIPHQANIRIMEAARQRLDLPDDKMSKTVKKYGNTSAASIPISIVEELENGKIKDGDLIVMVGFGGGLTWGAIALRWGK
- the fabF gene encoding beta-ketoacyl-ACP synthase II → MEKRRVVVTGLGAVTPIGNDVETSWKNAIEGVSGIRTMTRLDPDNYSAKVSAELKDFNVEDYIDKREARKMDRFTQYAVVASKMAVQDAKLDITDEMAPRVGVWIGSGIGGMETFENQYETFLEKGARRVSPFFVPMMIPDMAAGQVSIMLGAKGINSCTVTACATGTNSIGDAFKVIQRGDADVMVTGGTEAPITKLSVAGFCANKALSTNPDPETACRPFDQNRDGFIIGEGAGIVILEDLEHALARGAKIYAEIVGYGATGDAHHVTAPAPGGEGGVRAMRQAINDAGLKPEDIDYINAHGTSTDYNDKFETMAIKEVFGEYAQKVAISSTKSMTGHLLGAAGGVEAIFSIKAIEDSMIPPTINYVTPDPECDLDYVPNKARKQEVKAVLSNSLGFGGHNATIVFKKYE